One part of the Salinimonas iocasae genome encodes these proteins:
- a CDS encoding YraN family protein gives MSRLAGQQAEDKAESYLLAQGLKTEARNFQTRYGELDIVMRDGQTWVCVEVKARRSSSHGVASEFVTASKYRKLQTCFEQFLLAHGLNPNHTSMRLDVVALDNQNLQWIKNIAG, from the coding sequence ATGTCTCGGTTAGCTGGCCAGCAAGCAGAAGATAAGGCAGAGAGTTATCTTCTGGCTCAGGGCCTTAAAACCGAAGCGCGGAATTTTCAAACGCGTTACGGTGAACTGGATATAGTAATGCGCGACGGACAAACCTGGGTTTGTGTCGAAGTTAAAGCCAGACGTAGTTCGAGCCACGGCGTAGCTAGTGAATTTGTTACCGCATCGAAGTACAGAAAATTACAAACCTGCTTTGAACAATTTTTGCTGGCACACGGTCTTAATCCGAATCACACATCAATGCGACTTGATGTGGTAGCATTAGATAATCAGAACCTGCAGTGGATAAAGAACATTGCAGGCTAA
- a CDS encoding 1-aminocyclopropane-1-carboxylate deaminase/D-cysteine desulfhydrase, with protein MPQSINEVLSLTTPSPLDLFRPDWDGAETLTIYIKRDDLIHPVISGNKWRKLSSIFADTRDIPSHIVSFGGGYSNHLHALGYLCNVLNIRCTAIVRGDYSQNMTPMLSDLKHWSTDIQFVDRATYARRHDERFVHQLRQQHKGALIVPEGGSASTALSGLKMMMDEISVSFDYILAPVASGATLAGIASSLPLNKKACGIAVLKGQEYLESLVSDLIPHQCDNWSIDHRFHGGSYAKKDKTLLDFCYEMRDMYNIPVEPVYSGKLFFALKNKIAAGEFPAGSRIIVLHTGGLQGARN; from the coding sequence ATGCCGCAATCAATCAACGAAGTATTATCATTGACGACGCCGAGTCCACTGGATCTTTTCAGGCCGGACTGGGATGGCGCTGAAACACTGACGATATACATCAAGCGCGATGATTTGATCCACCCGGTGATATCCGGGAACAAATGGCGCAAGTTAAGCAGTATATTTGCCGATACCCGGGATATACCTTCTCACATTGTCAGTTTTGGTGGAGGATACTCAAACCATCTGCATGCACTGGGGTATCTCTGTAATGTATTGAATATCCGGTGTACTGCGATTGTCCGGGGTGATTACTCACAGAATATGACGCCCATGCTAAGCGACTTAAAACACTGGAGTACTGATATTCAATTTGTTGACAGGGCAACGTACGCCAGGCGGCATGATGAACGTTTTGTGCATCAGCTTCGACAGCAGCACAAAGGTGCGCTTATTGTTCCTGAAGGCGGCAGCGCTTCCACTGCGCTCAGTGGCTTAAAAATGATGATGGATGAAATTTCAGTCAGTTTCGATTATATTCTGGCCCCTGTTGCAAGCGGTGCTACGCTTGCCGGTATTGCCAGCTCACTGCCTTTAAATAAAAAGGCATGTGGCATCGCTGTTCTGAAAGGTCAGGAGTACCTGGAGTCGCTGGTAAGTGACTTGATTCCACATCAGTGTGATAACTGGTCTATCGATCATCGCTTTCATGGCGGCAGTTACGCGAAAAAAGATAAGACACTATTAGATTTTTGTTATGAAATGCGCGACATGTACAATATTCCTGTCGAGCCTGTCTATTCTGGTAAATTGTTCTTCGCATTAAAAAATAAAATTGCGGCCGGAGAATTTCCTGCCGGCAGTCGCATTATCGTCCTGCATACAGGCGGCTTACAAGGGGCAAGAAATTGA
- the rsmI gene encoding 16S rRNA (cytidine(1402)-2'-O)-methyltransferase yields MPATLYIVPTPIGNLEDITTRALKTLESADWIAAEDTRHTQRLLQHFSIKTRTLSLHEHNEEKRAAMLCHRLQDGESVALVSDAGTPLISDPGFVLVRHCREQGIPVVPLPGPCAAITALSGSGLPTDRFIFEGFLPVKSQAKENRLALLTDRHATTVFYEAPRRVIATLKDIQKILGNERNVVIAKELTKAFESIISGRPDDVIQWLEAEPARQKGEFVVMVSPAPEQDTEIPAEALALLKALTEELPLKKAAAIVAAHYKLKKNALYQVGLTL; encoded by the coding sequence ATGCCCGCAACGCTGTACATTGTACCTACCCCTATTGGTAATCTGGAAGATATCACCACAAGGGCGCTGAAAACGCTTGAGTCCGCTGACTGGATTGCCGCTGAGGACACCCGGCACACCCAGCGACTTTTGCAGCATTTTAGTATAAAAACCCGCACGCTTTCTTTGCACGAACATAACGAGGAAAAGCGGGCTGCGATGCTTTGTCATCGATTGCAGGACGGCGAAAGTGTTGCCCTGGTCAGCGATGCCGGCACGCCGCTTATCAGCGATCCGGGTTTTGTACTTGTTCGTCACTGCCGCGAGCAGGGTATTCCTGTTGTTCCGCTACCCGGGCCGTGCGCCGCGATTACAGCGTTAAGTGGTTCAGGTTTACCAACCGATCGATTTATTTTTGAGGGTTTTCTGCCGGTAAAAAGTCAGGCGAAGGAAAACAGACTGGCACTTCTAACCGATCGCCATGCTACGACGGTATTTTACGAAGCACCACGTCGTGTAATCGCCACCCTTAAAGATATACAGAAGATACTGGGTAATGAGCGCAATGTTGTTATTGCCAAAGAGCTCACCAAAGCATTTGAGTCGATTATCAGCGGGCGACCGGATGATGTCATACAGTGGCTTGAAGCAGAGCCGGCCAGACAAAAAGGCGAGTTTGTAGTAATGGTATCGCCAGCGCCTGAACAGGATACGGAAATACCGGCAGAGGCGCTGGCGTTACTGAAAGCGCTAACGGAAGAACTTCCTCTCAAAAAGGCGGCCGCCATTGTGGCAGCTCACTACAAGTTGAAAAAGAATGCGTTGTATCAGGTTGGGCTGACCCTTTAA
- a CDS encoding penicillin-binding protein activator: MQLNSQGRLSLSCCALVLVLSIAGCTSPATRAPEKPIATDTMPVIEKVEQSPKSLLLRAQQMEPDADPNQVTRVLLDAATAYLQRDQAAQAQHILLSLISQPLDTPEKRRAETLIAQSYMNDPGADTEQLIELLTPLAADVQVKNHQLTLLTHLYERQQNYLAAAASYAQIMTDDADSVERVWQWVNKVPASEIKQQAAQYSNLQPYVALYNLVAEHGLNTAQFNRELKRFSRVYRGTPLVTHLPEPIIQAAELRRKDVQKATVMLPLSGRYKATGMAVKDGILAAYYDQLSRDGSASAPHLTFIDTNGKSGEELIDAIGDTQWVIGPLLKETLDLMLPTLPSNINLLALNRPDDASPVTISTIDSPLIPEEFAVPAAEPLPATWFALAPEEEAYQLADHIAQKGYRSPIVVAANSTIYQRLLDAFESRWQRHHSDNEKSRTLNIVTFDDSGSLKDGITDALGVAQSKSRIDQIRYMVNEKLHNVTRNRRDIDAIVVFASPEQTELLNPMVEASLSPFDGKTVPVYTTSRSMEYDSGKNQWRDLQNVRFIDMPWMLPQNRWPEFTRTANTLWPDRSTAFSRFFAFGVDAYQMLPNVEQMALLPQVSLEGLTGKLSVDEAGRVIRTLPQARINNQQIIPVTGE; this comes from the coding sequence GTGCAATTAAACAGTCAGGGCCGTTTATCTTTATCATGCTGTGCTCTGGTGCTTGTGTTATCAATAGCTGGCTGTACCTCACCGGCTACCAGGGCGCCTGAAAAACCAATCGCAACAGATACCATGCCCGTGATCGAAAAGGTCGAGCAATCACCTAAGTCTTTGCTACTGCGCGCTCAGCAAATGGAGCCGGACGCTGATCCGAATCAGGTAACCCGGGTGCTGTTAGATGCTGCCACAGCCTATTTGCAACGTGACCAAGCTGCTCAGGCACAACATATTTTACTTTCTTTGATTTCCCAGCCACTTGATACGCCTGAAAAGCGCCGTGCAGAAACGCTAATTGCACAAAGTTACATGAACGATCCAGGCGCTGATACCGAACAGTTAATAGAGCTGTTAACACCGCTGGCCGCTGATGTGCAGGTTAAAAATCATCAGCTGACATTACTGACTCACCTGTATGAACGCCAACAGAACTACCTGGCTGCCGCTGCATCTTATGCACAAATTATGACCGACGATGCTGACTCTGTGGAACGTGTATGGCAGTGGGTAAACAAGGTGCCGGCCAGCGAAATTAAGCAACAGGCTGCGCAATACAGTAATCTTCAGCCTTACGTTGCATTGTATAATCTGGTTGCTGAACATGGGTTAAATACAGCGCAATTTAACCGCGAGCTTAAACGCTTTTCCCGTGTCTATCGCGGAACGCCACTGGTCACTCACCTCCCCGAGCCAATTATACAGGCGGCAGAGTTGCGCCGCAAAGACGTTCAGAAGGCAACGGTAATGCTACCGTTGAGTGGCCGCTATAAAGCAACCGGTATGGCGGTGAAAGACGGCATACTGGCTGCTTATTATGACCAGTTATCTCGGGATGGCTCGGCCTCGGCCCCACACCTTACGTTTATAGATACCAACGGAAAATCTGGTGAGGAGCTAATTGATGCTATTGGCGACACGCAGTGGGTTATCGGTCCGCTGTTAAAAGAAACCCTTGACCTGATGTTGCCCACCCTGCCCAGTAACATCAATCTTCTGGCGCTTAATCGTCCGGATGACGCCTCGCCGGTCACTATCAGCACTATCGACAGCCCGCTGATCCCTGAAGAGTTTGCCGTACCGGCAGCTGAGCCTTTACCAGCAACGTGGTTTGCACTGGCCCCTGAAGAGGAAGCCTATCAGCTGGCCGATCACATAGCGCAAAAAGGGTATCGTTCACCTATCGTAGTTGCTGCTAACAGCACTATTTATCAACGCCTGCTGGACGCGTTTGAGTCACGCTGGCAACGCCATCACTCTGATAACGAAAAGTCCCGGACGCTTAATATCGTCACCTTTGATGACAGCGGTTCGCTGAAAGACGGAATTACTGACGCGCTTGGTGTGGCACAAAGCAAATCGCGCATTGACCAGATTCGTTACATGGTTAACGAAAAGCTTCACAATGTTACGCGCAACCGCCGTGATATTGATGCTATCGTTGTTTTTGCCTCACCGGAACAAACAGAACTTCTCAACCCAATGGTTGAAGCCAGCCTGAGTCCATTCGATGGTAAAACGGTTCCTGTGTATACAACATCGCGCTCGATGGAGTATGACAGCGGTAAGAACCAATGGCGCGATCTGCAGAATGTTCGTTTTATCGATATGCCCTGGATGTTACCCCAAAACCGGTGGCCTGAGTTTACCCGCACAGCTAATACATTATGGCCGGATCGGAGTACGGCGTTTTCCCGCTTTTTCGCTTTCGGAGTCGATGCTTACCAGATGCTGCCTAACGTAGAGCAGATGGCGTTGCTCCCCCAGGTAAGCCTTGAAGGTCTGACCGGTAAGTTGTCCGTAGATGAAGCAGGCCGGGTTATCCGGACATTACCCCAGGCTCGTATTAATAATCAGCAAATCATTCCGGTTACCGGAGAGTAG
- a CDS encoding phosphoheptose isomerase, whose product MIENIKANFTESIQTKIAASEVLPDAIEKAATMMVEALIRGNKILSCGNGGSAGDAQHFSSEMLNRYERDRPSLPAIALSTDTSTLTSIANDYSYDEIFAKQVRALGQSGDILLAISTSGNSRNVIAAMEAALSRDMTIVALTGKDGGEMAGFLSEHDVEIRVPSNRTARIQEVHLLVIHNLCECIDDSLFPADHGDNA is encoded by the coding sequence ATGATAGAGAATATTAAAGCCAATTTTACTGAAAGTATCCAGACTAAGATAGCTGCCTCAGAGGTGCTTCCCGACGCCATCGAGAAAGCCGCTACCATGATGGTTGAGGCTTTGATTCGTGGGAATAAAATTCTAAGCTGCGGAAATGGCGGCTCAGCAGGCGATGCGCAGCACTTCTCTTCTGAAATGCTTAACCGGTATGAGCGCGATCGTCCAAGCCTGCCGGCTATTGCACTTAGCACAGACACATCAACGCTGACGTCCATCGCTAATGATTACAGCTACGATGAGATTTTCGCCAAACAGGTTCGGGCGCTAGGTCAGTCTGGCGACATTCTGCTGGCAATATCTACCAGTGGTAATTCGCGCAACGTTATTGCTGCGATGGAAGCTGCGCTGTCCCGCGATATGACAATCGTAGCGCTGACAGGCAAAGACGGCGGTGAAATGGCGGGTTTTCTGAGCGAACACGATGTTGAAATTCGAGTCCCTTCAAACCGCACCGCTCGCATCCAGGAAGTACACCTGCTGGTGATTCACAATTTATGTGAATGTATAGATGACAGCTTGTTCCCCGCTGACCATGGAGACAATGCTTAA
- a CDS encoding GntR family transcriptional regulator produces MSLPIETPITNADKTFFRLRTDIVEGVIQAGAKLSETELSTRYAVSRAVIREAINRLVACHLVERKANVGAKVVTLSAAGLVQLYQVREALEGMAARLAANNMDDVEISNLQSLLDAHSSKVSSGETYYQEAGDVDFHYRIVLGSKNAHLISVLIDGIYHLVRMYRVQLGMAGPRVTTAFEEHSNIVRAIANRDGELAEMLMRRHILYSKNNIERKLNSISD; encoded by the coding sequence ATGTCGCTACCCATTGAGACGCCTATAACTAACGCAGACAAAACATTTTTCCGCCTGCGCACAGATATCGTCGAGGGTGTTATTCAGGCGGGAGCGAAACTCAGCGAAACAGAATTGTCGACACGTTATGCGGTAAGTCGTGCTGTTATTCGCGAAGCAATCAACCGTCTTGTTGCTTGCCATCTTGTTGAACGCAAAGCCAATGTTGGCGCTAAGGTAGTCACCCTCTCTGCAGCCGGCTTAGTCCAGCTTTATCAGGTTCGCGAGGCACTGGAAGGTATGGCGGCCAGACTTGCCGCAAACAATATGGACGATGTTGAGATAAGTAATCTGCAATCATTATTGGATGCGCATTCCAGCAAAGTCAGCAGTGGAGAAACTTACTATCAGGAAGCCGGTGATGTGGATTTTCATTACCGGATTGTACTGGGAAGTAAGAATGCTCACCTTATCAGCGTTCTGATTGATGGCATCTATCACCTGGTGCGCATGTATCGCGTTCAGCTTGGAATGGCAGGCCCTCGGGTCACCACCGCATTTGAGGAGCACAGTAATATTGTGCGCGCTATAGCTAATCGTGATGGTGAGCTGGCTGAAATGCTTATGCGCAGACATATCCTTTATTCAAAGAACAACATAGAACGAAAACTGAATTCAATTTCTGATTAA
- a CDS encoding MFS transporter — protein MPTVSHKTATALLVAAALFMEILDATIITTALPIIAAEFGVPAAHLSVGVSAYLVAVTIFIPISGWAADRFGAKRIFSLAILIFVAASVLCGFSQSLNQFTVARVLQGIGGAMMVPVGRLVVLRNLPKEQIVSAMAILTWPALGAPLIGPVLGGWIAETWHWSWIFFINVPLGAIALLFAYWLLNNDKGQWQPFDITGFLLSASGFGTLMAGLESFSARPENITLPLVLVAGGTLTLAFAIRHMLRTPTPLFSLSALRFSTFRATMTGGSIIRISLSSAPFIIPLMLQVGLGYSAIEAGTLLLWLFAGNLAVKPATTWIMNVFGFKNVLIYNTLLVAVGFFILALCDSTTPAWLLGIILFISGMTRSMHLTVLNTLSFADVPQSYIRDANTLSAVIMQMTRGMGITAGALALALATFIIDDTRSIPVTTDFQLTMVFMGIIALISLFNSARVEPDIGDAVLNHRRAR, from the coding sequence ATGCCAACTGTATCGCATAAAACAGCGACTGCTTTGTTAGTTGCCGCCGCACTGTTCATGGAAATTCTCGATGCAACGATCATTACCACGGCATTGCCGATAATTGCCGCCGAATTTGGCGTACCAGCGGCTCATCTGTCAGTTGGAGTTAGTGCTTATCTGGTGGCGGTCACTATTTTTATTCCAATCAGCGGCTGGGCGGCTGACCGGTTTGGTGCCAAGCGTATTTTCTCTCTGGCCATTCTGATATTCGTGGCAGCCTCAGTATTGTGCGGCTTTAGTCAGAGTCTGAACCAGTTTACGGTAGCCAGAGTTCTGCAGGGAATTGGTGGCGCGATGATGGTGCCGGTAGGCCGCCTGGTGGTATTAAGGAATCTGCCTAAAGAACAGATAGTCAGCGCTATGGCAATCTTAACCTGGCCAGCCCTTGGTGCCCCTTTAATTGGTCCGGTACTGGGCGGTTGGATTGCAGAGACCTGGCACTGGTCGTGGATATTTTTCATCAACGTACCGCTTGGCGCTATTGCACTGTTGTTCGCTTACTGGCTGCTAAACAATGACAAAGGCCAGTGGCAACCTTTCGACATCACAGGCTTCCTGCTTAGTGCAAGCGGATTTGGTACGTTAATGGCCGGGCTTGAATCTTTCAGCGCCCGACCTGAGAACATAACGCTTCCGTTGGTACTGGTTGCAGGCGGAACACTGACCCTCGCCTTCGCTATCCGGCATATGTTGCGTACCCCTACCCCTTTATTTTCATTATCTGCACTGAGGTTTTCAACGTTTCGCGCAACCATGACCGGTGGCTCGATAATACGTATATCGCTATCCAGTGCGCCATTTATAATTCCACTGATGTTACAGGTGGGCCTGGGTTACAGTGCAATTGAAGCCGGTACATTATTACTGTGGTTATTCGCAGGCAATCTGGCGGTGAAACCGGCTACAACCTGGATCATGAACGTGTTCGGCTTTAAAAATGTGCTTATATACAACACGCTTTTGGTTGCCGTGGGCTTTTTTATCCTGGCGCTGTGTGATTCTACTACTCCGGCGTGGTTGCTCGGTATCATCTTATTTATAAGTGGTATGACGCGGTCTATGCACCTGACGGTACTAAACACCCTGAGTTTTGCGGATGTACCCCAATCCTATATCCGCGATGCCAACACATTAAGTGCGGTTATTATGCAAATGACCCGGGGAATGGGGATTACTGCAGGCGCGCTGGCATTGGCGCTGGCAACCTTTATTATTGATGACACGCGAAGTATTCCTGTCACCACCGATTTTCAGCTGACAATGGTCTTTATGGGCATTATTGCGCTTATTTCATTGTTTAACAGTGCCAGAGTCGAGCCGGATATAGGCGATGCTGTACTGAATCACCGCCGGGCCCGTTAG
- a CDS encoding saccharopine dehydrogenase family protein gives MSRVLIIGAGGVSTVTVKKCARLPEYFDEIYLASRTVSKCEALQKEVGADRVKAVFAVDADNASEVESLINDVKPDLVINLALPYQDLPIMDACLATGTDYLDTANYEPKDEAKFEYKWQWAYQDKFKDAGIMALLGSGFDPGVTNVFTAYAAKHYFDEIHYLDIVDCNGGDHGQAFATNFNPEINIREITQRGKFFEDGQWKETDPLSVREDLDYQNIGVRPSYLMYHEELESIVKHIPGIKRARFWMTFGDAYLNHLRVLEGIGMTSIEPVEFQGQKIVPLEFLKAVLPNPGSLAEGYTGMTCIGTYITGVKDGKEKTIFIYNNCDHAKTNEEVGAQAVSYTTGVPAMIGAKLMLDGTWKKPGVWNMEQFDPDPFMEELGKHGLPWHVIECDQSPFSK, from the coding sequence ATGTCTCGAGTTTTAATCATTGGCGCCGGTGGCGTCTCTACAGTAACGGTAAAAAAATGTGCGCGTTTGCCTGAGTATTTCGACGAAATCTATCTGGCGAGCCGTACGGTATCAAAATGTGAGGCACTGCAAAAAGAAGTAGGCGCAGACCGCGTCAAAGCTGTCTTTGCAGTAGATGCAGATAATGCCAGCGAAGTCGAATCACTGATTAATGATGTGAAACCTGACCTGGTAATCAATCTGGCACTACCTTATCAGGACTTGCCGATTATGGATGCCTGTCTGGCCACTGGCACAGACTACCTCGATACAGCCAATTATGAGCCAAAAGACGAAGCCAAGTTTGAATACAAATGGCAGTGGGCTTATCAGGACAAGTTTAAAGATGCCGGTATCATGGCGCTTCTGGGCTCAGGTTTTGACCCAGGTGTCACTAACGTGTTTACCGCGTATGCCGCCAAACATTACTTCGACGAGATTCATTACCTGGATATCGTAGATTGTAATGGTGGCGACCACGGTCAGGCTTTTGCGACCAACTTCAATCCTGAAATCAATATTCGCGAAATTACCCAGCGTGGTAAATTCTTTGAAGACGGGCAATGGAAAGAAACCGATCCATTGAGCGTGCGTGAAGATCTGGACTATCAAAACATTGGCGTTCGCCCTTCTTACCTGATGTATCACGAAGAGCTTGAGTCTATCGTTAAACATATTCCGGGCATTAAACGTGCGCGCTTCTGGATGACGTTCGGCGATGCCTATCTGAATCACTTGCGGGTGCTTGAAGGTATCGGCATGACCAGCATTGAACCGGTTGAGTTCCAGGGTCAGAAAATTGTACCTCTGGAGTTCTTAAAAGCCGTGTTACCTAACCCGGGCTCTCTGGCTGAAGGCTATACGGGTATGACGTGCATCGGTACCTACATCACGGGTGTTAAAGATGGTAAAGAAAAAACAATCTTTATCTATAACAACTGCGATCACGCTAAGACGAACGAAGAAGTGGGTGCGCAGGCTGTTTCTTATACCACCGGTGTACCGGCAATGATTGGTGCTAAACTGATGCTTGATGGTACATGGAAAAAACCAGGCGTTTGGAATATGGAACAGTTTGACCCTGACCCGTTTATGGAAGAGTTGGGCAAACATGGTCTGCCGTGGCATGTCATTGAATGTGACCAAAGCCCTTTTTCTAAATAG
- a CDS encoding chalcone isomerase family protein yields the protein MRFLVLTLSLLAGAPALAMSQTVQQELSNPAKVGQGKFTYYFWDVYNATLYAPEGQWKKNGPFALKLEYLRDFEGKEIAQRSIEEMEKQGAKDKEQLSVWREEMASIFPDVKDGDALTGVVTSEGNTRFFYNESLIGEIKDEAFTQRFFDIWLAENTSEPELREKLLGETD from the coding sequence ATGCGATTTCTTGTGTTAACCCTATCGCTTTTGGCAGGCGCGCCGGCACTTGCTATGTCGCAGACTGTGCAGCAAGAGCTGTCCAACCCTGCCAAAGTCGGGCAGGGCAAGTTTACCTATTATTTTTGGGATGTGTATAACGCAACTCTATACGCGCCGGAAGGGCAGTGGAAAAAAAACGGGCCCTTCGCGCTGAAGCTTGAATACTTGCGAGACTTTGAAGGAAAAGAAATTGCTCAGAGAAGTATTGAAGAGATGGAAAAGCAGGGCGCTAAAGATAAGGAACAGCTTTCGGTCTGGCGGGAAGAAATGGCAAGCATATTTCCGGATGTTAAAGACGGCGACGCATTAACGGGTGTGGTTACCAGTGAGGGCAATACACGGTTTTTCTATAACGAGTCGTTAATTGGCGAAATCAAGGATGAGGCTTTCACACAGCGTTTTTTTGATATTTGGCTGGCTGAAAATACGTCTGAGCCGGAATTAAGAGAAAAGTTACTAGGGGAAACGGATTGA
- the dolP gene encoding division/outer membrane stress-associated lipid-binding lipoprotein → MLKRAIPAGVLALIIATTQLQGCVVAAVGAGAAAAAKVANDRRTVGTQLDDQNAEGKVSFRWAKYDRLKDEANLRVDVYNGVALMTGQAPDRQIIDQAVSEVQQVDYIRKIHNQVRVGPPHGASSQAYDIWLANKIRAKLLANDNVPSMQIKVVVENSEVFLMGRVTNQEATYAVDIARNVDGVQRVVRAFEIT, encoded by the coding sequence ATGTTGAAACGCGCCATCCCGGCAGGCGTTCTGGCACTGATAATTGCAACTACACAGTTACAGGGCTGCGTAGTTGCAGCGGTAGGTGCTGGCGCTGCAGCGGCGGCTAAAGTCGCCAATGATCGTCGTACCGTTGGCACCCAGCTGGATGACCAGAATGCGGAGGGAAAAGTCTCTTTTCGCTGGGCCAAATACGACCGTCTCAAAGACGAAGCGAATCTGCGAGTAGATGTATACAACGGCGTAGCCCTTATGACCGGACAGGCCCCGGATCGCCAGATTATTGATCAGGCTGTCAGTGAGGTCCAACAGGTTGACTATATCAGAAAGATCCATAATCAGGTGAGAGTGGGACCGCCCCATGGTGCTTCCTCCCAGGCATATGATATCTGGCTGGCTAATAAAATCCGCGCTAAACTGCTAGCCAACGATAATGTCCCTTCCATGCAAATCAAAGTTGTTGTGGAAAATTCCGAAGTCTTTCTGATGGGCCGTGTTACCAATCAGGAAGCCACCTACGCGGTCGATATTGCGCGAAATGTTGATGGTGTGCAGCGCGTTGTCAGAGCGTTTGAAATTACTTAG
- the nspC gene encoding carboxynorspermidine decarboxylase, translated as MSDLTSRDDIPSPCYVLEEARLLENLTLMQRVQEESGARIILALKGFSMWSAFDIIRPYLHGATASSVWEAKLASEMGKEVHAYSPAYKPDDIAQLNKLVNHLSFNSLSQWERYRDAMPDVSLGLRINPEHQEAETPLYDPAAPGSRLGVRASELNNVDLSGIDGFHCHNLCECDSFATARTLEAIEARFGQWLPSLKWLNLGGGHLMTRADYDVEHLISTLKAFKTRYPHLDVILEPGSAVAWQTGPLIAEVVDIVKNEGDIAILDISATAHMPDVLEMPYRPVITHAGMPGDKPHNFRLGGNSCLAGDVIDTYSFDQPLKIGDRLQFEDMMHYTMVKTSFFNGVEHPSIGILRKNGEFELVRQFTYEDFKGRLS; from the coding sequence TTGAGCGACTTAACATCTCGGGATGATATTCCATCACCCTGCTATGTGCTTGAAGAGGCAAGGCTACTAGAGAACCTTACGCTGATGCAGCGCGTCCAGGAAGAATCGGGTGCCCGTATCATTCTGGCGCTTAAAGGATTTTCCATGTGGTCGGCGTTTGATATTATCAGGCCATATCTGCACGGTGCCACCGCCAGTTCTGTCTGGGAGGCAAAGCTGGCCAGTGAAATGGGTAAAGAGGTGCATGCCTACTCTCCCGCTTACAAACCCGATGATATTGCCCAGTTGAACAAGCTGGTCAATCACCTGTCTTTTAACAGTCTTTCGCAGTGGGAGCGTTACCGTGACGCTATGCCTGACGTATCACTGGGGTTGAGAATTAACCCTGAACATCAGGAAGCGGAAACGCCTTTGTACGATCCGGCTGCTCCGGGCTCCCGCCTGGGTGTCCGGGCCAGTGAGCTTAACAATGTTGACCTGTCGGGTATTGATGGATTTCATTGTCACAACTTGTGTGAATGTGATTCATTTGCCACTGCCCGAACACTGGAAGCAATTGAAGCCCGCTTTGGTCAGTGGTTGCCGTCACTGAAATGGCTGAATCTGGGTGGTGGTCATCTTATGACGCGTGCTGACTACGATGTTGAGCATCTTATCAGCACACTCAAAGCCTTTAAGACGCGCTACCCGCATCTCGATGTCATTCTTGAACCAGGCTCTGCTGTGGCATGGCAGACCGGTCCGTTGATAGCCGAAGTCGTGGACATTGTTAAAAACGAAGGTGATATTGCCATACTCGATATCTCAGCAACGGCGCACATGCCTGATGTGTTAGAGATGCCTTATCGCCCTGTTATCACCCACGCAGGTATGCCCGGCGATAAACCGCATAACTTTCGTCTGGGAGGAAATTCCTGTCTGGCAGGTGATGTGATAGATACCTATTCGTTCGACCAGCCACTGAAGATAGGCGACCGTCTTCAGTTTGAAGATATGATGCATTACACAATGGTAAAAACCAGCTTTTTCAACGGTGTTGAGCATCCATCAATCGGTATCTTACGAAAAAATGGCGAGTTTGAACTGGTCAGGCAGTTTACCTACGAAGACTTCAAAGGGCGGTTGTCCTGA